In Gaiellales bacterium, the following proteins share a genomic window:
- a CDS encoding GNAT family N-acetyltransferase codes for MTELQRLRGDHADAVLAFELENRAYFAASITDRGDEFFDHFGEQHDALLGAQEAATAAFHVLVAEDGRVLGRFNLRFAGPGTAELGYRVAEDVAGQGVATAAVQDLCRLAVSRYGLRMLRAATSTDNVASQRVLLKAGFIPAGPADPADIGGKTGTWYERTLG; via the coding sequence GTGACCGAGCTCCAGCGCCTGCGGGGCGACCATGCGGACGCCGTGCTCGCATTCGAGCTCGAGAACCGCGCGTACTTCGCCGCATCGATCACGGACCGGGGGGACGAGTTCTTCGACCACTTCGGCGAGCAGCACGACGCCCTGCTGGGCGCGCAGGAGGCGGCCACGGCCGCGTTCCATGTCCTCGTCGCCGAAGACGGGCGGGTGCTCGGCAGGTTCAACCTGCGCTTCGCCGGGCCCGGCACGGCCGAGCTGGGCTACAGGGTGGCCGAGGACGTCGCCGGCCAGGGCGTTGCCACGGCGGCCGTGCAGGACCTGTGCCGGCTGGCGGTGTCGCGGTACGGCCTGCGCATGCTGCGGGCCGCCACGTCGACCGACAACGTCGCGTCGCAGCGAGTGCTCCTGAAGGCCGGGTTCATCCCGGCCGGCCCGGCCGACCCGGCCGACATCGGCGGCAAGACCGGCACCTGGTACGAGCGCACCCTCGGCTGA
- a CDS encoding FAD-binding oxidoreductase has protein sequence MNSRPGRSLWLVEALGGETGGDSLPAEGALRADVAIVGGGYTGLWTALHLKEREPDLDVVIVESDICGGGASGRNGGFVLSWWPKLETLIEMFGEKEGIRLAWASDEAVTSIGAFCDANAIDAHYTHAGWLWVATSQAQDGAWEGSVKTCEEHGIDAFQRLSPDEIGARSGSPATISGVLEPNAATVQPGLLARGLRRVALERGVRIYENTPMVALDRGAPPVVRTPRSAITADSVVIATNAWAARMRELRRLIVPLGSDIAATEPIPERLAEIGWTGGEAISDSHLMVNYYRTTRDGRIAWGKGGGRLTPAGRVTPFDLDPHHTAEAARRMRTIYPMLADVRITAEWSGWVDRSVTGLPVFGRLRGGGRVVYGIGFSGNGVGPTHLGGRILASLARGLDDEWATCGLVSDSHAKFPPEPARYAGSVAVRAAVARKERADDAGRSPDRVSRWLAGFAPSGYFKISEPAE, from the coding sequence ATGAACAGTCGCCCGGGCCGCTCGCTGTGGCTCGTCGAGGCGCTCGGCGGCGAGACCGGCGGTGACTCCCTGCCGGCGGAGGGAGCGCTGCGGGCCGATGTCGCCATCGTCGGCGGCGGCTACACGGGACTGTGGACGGCGCTTCACCTGAAGGAGCGTGAGCCGGATCTCGACGTCGTCATCGTCGAGTCGGACATCTGCGGCGGCGGCGCCAGCGGCCGCAACGGGGGGTTCGTGCTCTCGTGGTGGCCGAAGCTCGAGACGCTGATCGAGATGTTCGGCGAGAAGGAGGGCATCCGGCTCGCCTGGGCGAGCGACGAGGCGGTCACGTCAATTGGCGCGTTCTGCGACGCCAATGCGATCGACGCCCACTACACCCACGCCGGCTGGCTCTGGGTGGCGACGTCGCAGGCCCAGGACGGCGCCTGGGAGGGATCGGTGAAGACGTGCGAGGAGCACGGGATCGACGCCTTCCAGCGGCTCTCGCCGGACGAGATCGGAGCGCGCTCGGGCTCGCCGGCGACGATCAGCGGGGTGCTCGAGCCGAACGCCGCCACGGTGCAGCCGGGGCTGCTCGCCAGAGGCCTGCGCCGCGTGGCGCTCGAGCGGGGCGTGCGCATCTACGAGAACACGCCGATGGTGGCGCTCGACCGCGGAGCGCCCCCGGTCGTGCGGACGCCGCGCAGCGCGATCACGGCCGATTCCGTCGTGATCGCGACCAACGCCTGGGCGGCGCGGATGCGCGAGCTGCGGCGGCTGATCGTCCCGCTCGGGAGCGACATCGCCGCCACCGAGCCCATCCCGGAGCGGCTGGCCGAGATCGGCTGGACCGGCGGCGAGGCGATCTCGGACTCGCACCTGATGGTCAACTACTACCGCACCACCCGCGACGGCCGCATCGCCTGGGGCAAGGGCGGCGGGCGGCTCACGCCGGCGGGGCGGGTGACGCCGTTCGACCTCGACCCGCATCACACGGCCGAGGCGGCCCGGCGGATGCGGACGATCTACCCGATGCTCGCCGACGTGCGGATCACGGCGGAGTGGAGCGGCTGGGTCGACCGCAGCGTCACGGGCCTGCCGGTGTTCGGGCGGCTGCGCGGGGGCGGGCGGGTCGTCTACGGCATCGGCTTCTCGGGGAACGGCGTCGGCCCGACCCACCTGGGCGGGCGCATCCTGGCGTCGCTCGCCCGCGGGCTCGACGACGAGTGGGCGACCTGCGGCCTCGTCTCCGACAGCCACGCCAAGTTCCCGCCGGAGCCGGCCCGCTACGCCGGCAGCGTCGCCGTGCGCGCGGCGGTCGCCCGCAAGGAGCGGGCCGACGACGCCGGCCGGTCTCCCGACCGTGTCTCCCGCTGGCTGGCCGGGTTCGCCCCGTCGGGCTACTTCAAGATCTCCGAACCGGCGGAGTGA